The following are from one region of the Stanieria sp. NIES-3757 genome:
- a CDS encoding Serine/Threonine protein kinase, with amino-acid sequence MQDLVLRDRYFIQQQLGKRGGRETFLAQDRITQELVVIKLLKFSLDFEWEHLKLFEREAQTLQNISHPAIPKYLDYFEIDLPNCKGFALVQSYIQAQSLAEQIKTGINFSESEIEQIAIKILEILIYLHNRKPPIIHRDLKPSNILLTNSFEEHIGKIYLVDFGSVQNVVAREGGSITIVGTYGYMPPEQFGDRCVPASDLYSLGATLIYLITGIQPADLPQQEGKIQFETGVNLSQELTAWLRKMTEPSLDKRFHSAQLALQELKNPPQQPRNNLVISQPIDSQITLHKTQEKIEIVVPPEGFNPGLIGLMTFAIAWNSFIAFWTYNAVFIAPFPINIIFGLFSLPFWTAGMGMVGGILFTLFGKKKLVINQQQIAFIYQLFQFKYQNTKPSATAGIIKLQKNNYLNIKNSDGESTKYSPSIQIWVGKNKYQLDSLSEPELDWLAQELSDWLNLPVIQN; translated from the coding sequence ATGCAAGATTTAGTCTTACGTGATCGCTATTTTATTCAACAACAATTGGGAAAAAGAGGAGGAAGAGAAACTTTTCTTGCTCAAGATCGAATCACTCAAGAATTAGTCGTAATTAAGTTATTAAAATTTAGTCTAGATTTTGAGTGGGAACATTTGAAACTTTTTGAAAGAGAGGCTCAAACCCTCCAAAATATTTCTCATCCTGCTATCCCTAAATATCTTGATTACTTTGAAATTGATTTACCTAATTGCAAAGGATTTGCTTTGGTACAAAGTTATATTCAAGCTCAATCTTTGGCAGAACAAATTAAAACAGGAATAAATTTTTCCGAATCAGAAATAGAGCAGATAGCGATAAAAATTTTAGAAATTTTGATTTATTTGCATAATCGCAAACCACCAATTATTCATCGCGATCTTAAACCCAGTAATATTCTATTAACTAATAGTTTTGAAGAGCATATTGGTAAGATTTATTTAGTTGATTTTGGTTCCGTACAAAATGTTGTAGCTAGAGAAGGTGGTTCTATTACCATTGTAGGAACTTATGGTTATATGCCTCCAGAACAATTTGGCGATCGCTGTGTTCCTGCTTCGGATTTATATAGTTTGGGTGCAACTTTAATTTATTTAATTACAGGAATTCAACCAGCAGATTTACCGCAACAAGAAGGAAAAATTCAATTTGAAACTGGAGTTAATTTAAGTCAAGAATTAACAGCTTGGTTACGAAAAATGACTGAACCAAGTTTAGATAAAAGATTTCATTCAGCCCAATTAGCTCTACAAGAGTTAAAGAATCCTCCTCAACAGCCTCGAAATAATTTAGTTATTTCTCAACCAATCGATAGTCAAATTACTTTACACAAAACTCAAGAAAAAATTGAAATAGTCGTGCCTCCTGAAGGTTTTAATCCAGGCTTAATTGGTTTAATGACTTTTGCGATCGCTTGGAATTCTTTTATTGCCTTTTGGACATACAATGCTGTTTTTATTGCTCCTTTTCCAATTAATATAATTTTTGGTTTATTCTCCTTACCTTTTTGGACAGCAGGAATGGGAATGGTTGGAGGGATTTTATTTACTTTATTTGGCAAGAAAAAACTGGTTATTAATCAACAGCAAATAGCTTTCATTTATCAATTATTTCAATTTAAATATCAAAATACTAAACCATCAGCCACAGCAGGAATTATTAAATTACAAAAAAATAATTATTTAAATATTAAAAATTCTGATGGTGAATCTACTAAATATTCACCTAGTATTCAAATCTGGGTTGGTAAAAATAAATATCAACTTGATTCTTTAAGTGAACCAGAATTGGATTGGTTGGCACAAGAATTAAGTGATTGGTTAAATTTACCAGTTATACAAAATTAA
- a CDS encoding putative Na+/H+ antiporter gives MTESFAQIFHSPIVSFTLLLLVILTLPPIFEKLRLPGLVGLLFAGVVLGSSGLGLLDPKTETIKLLSDIGKIYLMFVAGLEVDLAEFRKSKNRSLTFGIATFLIPLTFGTAIGLLFGMGVNASILIGSLLASHTLLGYPIVNRLGVVNNQAVTVTIGATIFTDIASLLVLAICISIHAGEFTPTSLIIQLVSLGVYAAIVLFGFDWAGKQYFRRTGDEESNQFLFILLAVFLASVGAQLINVDKIVGAFLAGLAVNDVVGRSPVEEKVEFVGSTLFIPCFFVGMGLLLDIPGFIKTLTSDFWLTFAIVAGLITSKFLAAFITKLIYRYSWNEGLTMWSLSLPQVAATLAAALVGLNAGVISNSVFNTVIVLMLVTSILGPVLTDKFARKLTLTNNDLDTEPLSWNFNSDAPTHLVNSGFLSPDIAAELNSETEQLQKASPTSHAGKSSLADASSLFRVIVPIANPQTERYLIEMGALIARQESGVVIPVSIAKAHVQMDDPQLQVAIKRSRGLLQNALAVTEEFAVEAKPVLRIDDDIVHGISRTAKEYRASLIVMGWSGTNRLRSRLFGSVIDSVFWSSHCPVAVMRLVDQPINIHQILVPVKNLTPQTTRIIRFAQIFAEANSAAITLLRVCDRRTPKDDIESFETQLQQTLTYLQPKIDVAVQTIRHNDVSKAIIEQANKYDMVILRSLRRRTVGGLAVSSVSETIMPRLNRSFVLFGEPDSH, from the coding sequence ATGACAGAAAGTTTTGCCCAAATTTTTCATAGTCCAATAGTATCTTTTACGCTGTTGCTATTGGTAATTTTAACTTTACCACCGATATTTGAAAAACTACGATTACCTGGATTAGTAGGATTGCTGTTTGCAGGAGTTGTCTTAGGTTCTAGTGGATTAGGCTTATTAGATCCCAAAACCGAAACGATTAAACTTTTATCAGATATTGGCAAAATTTATCTGATGTTTGTGGCAGGATTAGAAGTCGATCTTGCCGAATTTCGGAAAAGCAAAAACCGTTCCTTAACGTTTGGGATCGCCACTTTTTTAATCCCTTTAACCTTTGGTACTGCGATCGGATTATTATTTGGTATGGGGGTAAATGCCTCAATTTTAATTGGTTCTTTATTAGCTTCTCATACTCTGTTAGGTTATCCGATTGTCAATCGTTTAGGAGTAGTTAATAATCAAGCTGTTACAGTTACTATTGGCGCAACAATTTTTACTGATATTGCTTCGTTATTAGTTTTAGCTATTTGTATTTCTATTCATGCAGGAGAATTTACACCCACTAGTTTAATAATTCAATTAGTTAGTTTAGGTGTCTATGCTGCAATAGTTTTATTTGGTTTTGACTGGGCTGGAAAACAATATTTTCGTCGCACAGGAGATGAAGAAAGTAATCAGTTTCTGTTTATTCTTTTAGCTGTATTTTTAGCTTCCGTTGGCGCACAACTTATTAATGTTGATAAAATTGTTGGGGCATTTTTGGCAGGGTTAGCTGTTAATGATGTAGTAGGTAGAAGTCCTGTTGAAGAAAAAGTTGAATTTGTTGGTAGTACTTTATTCATTCCTTGTTTCTTTGTAGGAATGGGACTGTTACTAGATATTCCTGGATTTATCAAAACTCTTACTTCAGATTTTTGGCTTACTTTTGCAATTGTTGCGGGTTTAATTACTAGTAAATTTTTAGCTGCATTTATAACTAAATTAATTTATCGCTACAGTTGGAACGAAGGCTTAACCATGTGGTCTTTATCTCTACCACAAGTAGCTGCTACTTTAGCTGCTGCTTTAGTAGGGTTAAATGCAGGAGTTATTAGTAATTCTGTTTTTAATACTGTGATTGTTTTAATGTTAGTAACTTCGATTTTAGGGCCAGTTCTAACTGATAAATTTGCCCGAAAACTTACTCTAACAAATAATGATTTAGACACTGAACCTTTATCGTGGAATTTTAATTCCGACGCTCCAACTCATCTGGTTAATTCAGGTTTTTTATCTCCTGATATTGCTGCTGAATTAAACTCAGAAACTGAACAACTTCAAAAGGCTTCACCAACATCTCATGCAGGAAAGTCCAGTTTAGCGGATGCCTCTTCTTTATTTCGTGTGATTGTACCGATAGCAAATCCTCAAACAGAAAGATATTTGATTGAGATGGGTGCATTAATTGCTCGTCAAGAATCAGGAGTAGTTATTCCTGTCTCAATTGCCAAAGCTCATGTTCAAATGGACGATCCTCAATTGCAAGTAGCAATCAAACGGAGTCGAGGCTTATTGCAAAATGCTTTAGCAGTGACAGAAGAATTTGCCGTAGAAGCTAAACCAGTACTTCGGATCGATGATGATATTGTTCACGGAATTAGTCGTACCGCTAAAGAATACCGCGCTAGTTTAATTGTAATGGGTTGGAGTGGCACAAATCGATTGCGATCGCGTTTATTTGGGAGCGTAATTGATAGTGTATTTTGGTCTTCTCATTGTCCCGTTGCGGTAATGCGTTTGGTAGATCAACCAATAAATATTCATCAAATTTTAGTACCTGTCAAAAATCTTACTCCTCAAACTACAAGAATTATTCGTTTTGCTCAAATTTTTGCCGAAGCTAATTCCGCAGCCATCACTCTATTAAGGGTTTGCGATCGCAGAACTCCTAAAGACGACATTGAATCTTTTGAAACTCAATTACAACAAACTTTGACATATCTGCAACCCAAGATTGATGTTGCCGTACAAACTATTCGTCATAATGATGTCAGCAAAGCAATTATTGAACAAGCAAATAAATATGACATGGTAATCCTGCGTTCTTTACGCCGTCGTACAGTCGGAGGATTAGCGGTTAGCAGTGTCAGTGAAACTATCATGCCAAGATTAAATCGCTCTTTTGTTTTGTTTGGAGAACCTGATTCTCATTAA
- a CDS encoding pentapeptide repeat protein produces MKLGTLLTVGCLTPLLLTTSVNAANPNQVKQLLARGECYRCDLSQADLQDAHLIGADLREANLKGANLSGANLEGADLTGANLENANLTAAFVTNASLNQANLNQVNFTAATINDADVSGASMIGLDLTNAQIFNTGIGVGGSYEE; encoded by the coding sequence ATGAAACTTGGAACTTTATTAACTGTGGGGTGTTTAACTCCCTTGCTGCTCACTACTTCCGTTAATGCAGCCAATCCTAATCAAGTTAAACAATTACTCGCTAGAGGAGAATGCTACAGGTGCGATCTTTCTCAAGCAGATTTGCAAGATGCTCATTTAATAGGTGCAGATTTACGAGAAGCTAATCTCAAAGGTGCAAATTTATCAGGTGCTAACTTAGAAGGCGCAGATTTAACAGGTGCAAATCTTGAAAATGCCAACCTCACGGCTGCTTTTGTGACAAATGCTAGTTTAAATCAGGCAAATTTAAATCAAGTAAATTTTACCGCAGCAACTATTAACGATGCGGATGTGTCGGGTGCTTCTATGATTGGTTTAGATTTAACCAATGCCCAAATTTTTAATACAGGCATTGGAGTTGGTGGCAGTTATGAAGAATAA
- a CDS encoding methylenetetrahydrofolate reductase: MSNRFRSAVAAKEFLITAEVTPPKGGNPARMLKMAEQLKGRVHAVNVTDGSRAVLRMSSLAASVILLQQGIEPICQIACRDRNCIGLQADLMGAYALGIRNVLALTGDPVKAGDHQKAKSVFELEAVRLLKVIGQLNNGLDFNDKPLPDEPLDLFAGAAVDPQSKSWSGLQSRFERKIAAGAQFFQSQMITDFEKLDKFMTQIASISDKPILAGIFLLKSAKNADFINRYVPGVNIPQSIIDRLAQASEPLQEGVKIAAEQVKLAQQTCHGVHLMAVKREDLIPQILDLAEVKPLDYSS, encoded by the coding sequence ATGAGTAACCGTTTTCGCAGTGCTGTAGCAGCCAAAGAATTTTTAATTACGGCAGAAGTAACTCCTCCTAAAGGTGGAAATCCTGCTCGAATGCTAAAAATGGCGGAACAACTGAAGGGCAGAGTTCACGCAGTTAATGTTACTGATGGTAGTCGTGCAGTACTGCGGATGTCTTCTTTGGCAGCATCGGTTATTTTATTACAACAGGGCATTGAACCAATTTGTCAGATTGCTTGTCGCGATCGCAATTGTATTGGTTTACAAGCGGATTTAATGGGTGCTTATGCTTTGGGTATTCGCAATGTTTTGGCTTTGACAGGAGATCCTGTTAAAGCAGGCGATCATCAAAAAGCTAAGTCTGTGTTTGAATTGGAAGCGGTTAGATTATTGAAAGTTATCGGGCAACTAAACAATGGTTTAGATTTTAATGATAAACCTCTACCCGATGAACCGTTAGATTTGTTTGCTGGTGCTGCTGTCGATCCTCAATCAAAAAGTTGGTCTGGTTTACAAAGTAGATTTGAACGAAAAATTGCAGCAGGAGCGCAGTTTTTCCAGAGTCAGATGATTACTGATTTTGAGAAACTTGATAAATTTATGACTCAGATTGCTTCAATTTCAGATAAACCAATCTTAGCGGGAATATTTTTATTAAAATCAGCCAAAAATGCCGACTTTATTAATCGTTACGTTCCAGGAGTTAATATTCCTCAATCAATCATCGATCGCCTGGCCCAAGCAAGCGAACCACTGCAAGAAGGGGTGAAAATTGCAGCCGAACAAGTGAAATTAGCTCAACAAACTTGTCACGGAGTCCATTTGATGGCGGTAAAAAGAGAAGATTTAATTCCTCAAATTCTCGATTTAGCTGAAGTTAAACCATTAGATTATTCTTCATAA
- the trpS gene encoding tryptophanyl-tRNA synthetase, whose amino-acid sequence MKKKRILSGVQPTGNLHLGNYLGAIRNWVEIQNEYDNFFCVVDLHAITVPHEPQKLAQDTYTIAALYLACGIDLDSSTIFVQSHVSAHSELTWLLNCITPLNWLERMIQFKEKAVKQGENVSVGLLDYPVLMAADILLYDADKVPVGEDQKQHLELTRDIAARVNDKFGKPEHPILKIPEPLIRTEGARVMSLTDGTKKMSKSDPSEMSRISLLDSPDLIQKKIKKCKTDPIKGLVFDDLERPECNNLLTLYQLLSGKTKSEVASECQEMGWGQFKPLLTETTIEALKPIQNTYQEIMNNQDYLNQVLHEGAAKAEEVANRTLSRVKDALGYLPPL is encoded by the coding sequence ATGAAAAAGAAGAGAATTTTATCTGGCGTACAACCTACTGGCAACTTACATTTAGGCAATTATTTAGGAGCTATTCGCAACTGGGTAGAAATCCAAAATGAATACGATAATTTTTTCTGTGTAGTTGATTTACACGCGATTACAGTTCCTCACGAGCCTCAAAAATTAGCTCAAGATACTTATACTATTGCTGCTCTCTATCTTGCCTGCGGGATTGATTTAGATTCTTCGACCATTTTTGTACAATCTCATGTAAGCGCGCATAGCGAATTAACTTGGTTACTCAACTGTATCACTCCTCTTAACTGGCTAGAAAGAATGATTCAGTTTAAAGAAAAAGCAGTTAAACAAGGGGAAAATGTTAGCGTAGGATTACTAGATTATCCCGTGTTAATGGCAGCAGACATTTTACTTTATGATGCCGATAAAGTACCTGTAGGAGAAGATCAAAAACAACATTTAGAGTTAACCCGTGATATTGCAGCTAGAGTTAACGACAAATTTGGTAAACCAGAACATCCTATTCTAAAAATACCTGAACCTTTAATTCGGACAGAAGGTGCAAGGGTAATGAGTTTGACTGATGGGACAAAAAAAATGTCTAAATCCGATCCTTCAGAAATGAGTAGAATCAGTTTGTTAGACTCTCCTGATTTAATTCAGAAAAAAATTAAAAAATGCAAAACCGATCCAATTAAAGGTTTGGTTTTTGACGATCTAGAACGCCCTGAATGTAATAATTTACTTACTCTATATCAATTATTATCTGGCAAAACTAAATCAGAAGTAGCATCCGAATGTCAGGAGATGGGTTGGGGACAATTTAAACCTTTACTAACCGAAACAACTATCGAAGCTCTTAAACCAATCCAAAACACCTATCAAGAGATCATGAATAATCAAGATTATCTCAATCAGGTTTTGCACGAAGGAGCAGCTAAAGCAGAAGAGGTAGCTAATCGTACTTTATCTAGAGTAAAAGATGCACTAGGGTATTTACCTCCACTGTAA
- a CDS encoding signal recognition particle-docking protein FtsY — protein sequence MFNWFRRQFNEKESSEQPPQTVEETTSVEVETTETAQTPQDDYLSWAKTAYQNIQQRKGTTTEASNQMQEVSIESETEPKVVEETAEVATQTEAKVPAWMRKSEALDKLKETAIETPQVEESKTFSEAEPLSLDEDFIWSAKILADQGRSPDDISQEEIDWLKKLRQGLGKTRRGLINQLKAVVGQGPLNEDAVMTIESLLLQADVGIEATETIIETLQAKLKEEALPPEEAIAYLKKILQNILDKPLQNQNNDDFVPEKDTFNIWLVTGVNGAGKTTTIGKLAHLTHKSGYSCLIAAADTFRAAAVEQVKVWGERTNTPVIANPGKNTDPAAVVFDAISAAKSRNSELLLVDTAGRLQNKKNLMDELAKIRRIINKQAPEAKIESLLVLDATLGQNGLRQAQVFSEAAQLSGVVLTKLDGSAKGGVALAVAQQLNLPIRFIGVGEGIEDLRPFSSYEFVEALLNG from the coding sequence ATGTTTAATTGGTTTCGCCGTCAGTTCAATGAAAAAGAATCTTCAGAACAACCACCACAAACTGTAGAAGAAACAACTTCAGTCGAAGTTGAAACTACAGAAACAGCTCAGACTCCTCAAGATGACTATCTAAGTTGGGCAAAAACAGCTTATCAAAATATTCAGCAACGCAAAGGAACAACGACAGAAGCATCTAACCAGATGCAAGAAGTCAGCATCGAATCAGAAACTGAACCAAAAGTGGTAGAAGAAACTGCTGAAGTAGCAACCCAAACTGAGGCAAAAGTTCCTGCTTGGATGCGTAAATCTGAGGCGTTAGATAAACTCAAAGAAACAGCAATTGAAACTCCTCAAGTTGAAGAAAGCAAAACTTTTAGCGAGGCAGAACCTCTTAGTTTAGATGAAGATTTTATTTGGTCAGCAAAAATCTTAGCAGATCAAGGCAGAAGCCCTGATGATATTTCTCAAGAAGAGATCGATTGGCTGAAAAAACTACGTCAAGGCTTAGGTAAAACCCGTCGCGGTTTAATTAATCAACTCAAAGCAGTTGTCGGTCAAGGTCCCCTTAATGAAGATGCGGTAATGACTATTGAATCATTATTACTGCAAGCAGATGTAGGAATTGAAGCGACCGAAACAATTATTGAGACATTGCAAGCCAAACTAAAAGAAGAAGCTTTACCACCAGAAGAAGCGATCGCTTATCTCAAAAAGATTCTGCAAAATATTTTAGATAAACCGCTGCAAAATCAAAATAATGATGATTTTGTCCCCGAAAAAGATACTTTTAATATTTGGTTAGTTACAGGGGTTAATGGGGCTGGTAAAACAACTACGATTGGAAAATTAGCCCATTTGACCCACAAATCAGGTTATAGCTGTTTAATTGCAGCAGCAGATACATTTAGGGCTGCTGCGGTAGAACAAGTCAAAGTTTGGGGTGAAAGAACTAATACCCCAGTCATTGCTAATCCTGGCAAAAATACTGACCCGGCTGCGGTGGTTTTTGATGCGATTAGTGCAGCTAAATCTCGTAATAGTGAATTGCTGTTAGTTGATACGGCGGGACGTTTACAAAATAAAAAAAATTTGATGGACGAGTTGGCAAAAATTCGTCGCATTATTAATAAACAAGCTCCTGAAGCTAAAATAGAGTCTTTATTGGTTCTTGACGCAACTTTGGGACAGAATGGTTTACGTCAAGCACAAGTATTTTCGGAGGCTGCTCAACTTAGTGGAGTAGTCCTGACTAAACTTGATGGTAGTGCCAAAGGAGGAGTTGCTTTAGCTGTAGCACAACAACTCAATCTACCCATTCGTTTTATTGGCGTAGGAGAAGGTATTGAAGATTTACGTCCTTTTTCCAGCTACGAATTTGTCGAAGCTTTACTAAATGGTTAA
- a CDS encoding protein serine/threonine phosphatase, whose amino-acid sequence MFSKPEAMTVTPVPRNPSQETNVSNQVGQKDDTPILALKKLVANLQKEQHKIQDLLSSLGFALRSFSNLNQFLELTPLMAARVTDAEGGALILFKDDSQVYLEQLHCHDSQIGLEVRQVLERVNHRLHRQNLQGVTNKDVVAEVNPLINQSSQLVTHLLDDKIKQLLEPKIQIFGTPVLVRNIEQGRLYVFSSDPEYIWTPTRRKLAQLVADQTAVAIANHELTVELRSKERQDRELEIASEIQLRLLPSKCPQIQGLELSAKCQTASRVGGDYYDFIPTNYDQIRQHRDCKDEDASQVPWSIVIGDVMGKGVPAGLIMTMTRGMLRAEVLNRHSPAKIMQHLNRVMYADLENSHRFVSMFYSEYNPKTQTLSFTNAAHNPPMWWQAATGKIEKLDTWGMLIGLDIDSEYEDARVQLAPGDTMIYYTDGFTDAVNANGDRFEEENLYRAFQWACQNFDSSEDILKYLFHRVEEFVGRNSNNTDDMTLIVMRVQPQK is encoded by the coding sequence ATGTTTTCTAAGCCTGAAGCGATGACTGTTACACCTGTTCCTCGTAACCCTTCTCAAGAAACGAATGTTTCTAATCAAGTAGGTCAGAAAGATGATACTCCTATTCTGGCACTTAAGAAGCTGGTTGCGAATCTCCAGAAAGAACAACATAAAATCCAGGATTTACTTAGCTCGCTAGGATTTGCTCTTCGCAGTTTTAGTAATTTAAATCAATTCCTGGAATTAACTCCTTTGATGGCAGCACGGGTAACTGATGCTGAGGGCGGAGCCTTAATTCTGTTTAAAGATGATTCTCAAGTGTATCTAGAACAGCTTCATTGCCATGATAGTCAAATCGGGCTGGAAGTACGGCAAGTTTTAGAGAGAGTTAATCATCGTCTTCATCGGCAAAATTTACAGGGTGTTACCAACAAAGACGTAGTTGCTGAAGTTAATCCTTTAATTAATCAATCATCTCAGTTAGTTACTCATCTTTTAGACGATAAGATTAAACAGTTATTAGAACCAAAAATTCAGATTTTTGGCACTCCTGTTTTAGTTAGAAATATTGAACAAGGTCGTCTTTATGTTTTTAGTAGCGATCCAGAATATATTTGGACACCAACGCGCCGAAAATTAGCTCAATTAGTAGCCGATCAAACAGCAGTTGCGATCGCGAATCATGAATTAACTGTCGAACTTCGTTCCAAAGAAAGACAGGATCGAGAGTTAGAAATCGCTTCAGAAATTCAGTTGCGTCTATTGCCCAGTAAATGTCCCCAAATTCAAGGCTTAGAATTGTCAGCTAAGTGTCAGACGGCGAGTCGAGTTGGTGGAGATTATTATGATTTTATTCCGACTAATTACGATCAGATTCGTCAACATCGAGATTGCAAAGATGAAGATGCTTCTCAAGTTCCTTGGAGTATTGTGATTGGCGATGTGATGGGCAAAGGCGTACCAGCAGGTTTGATTATGACGATGACTAGGGGAATGCTGCGGGCAGAAGTGTTGAATCGTCACTCACCAGCTAAAATTATGCAGCACTTAAATCGGGTAATGTACGCTGATTTAGAAAATTCTCATCGTTTTGTGAGTATGTTTTATTCGGAGTACAATCCGAAAACTCAGACTCTTTCTTTTACTAATGCTGCTCATAACCCTCCTATGTGGTGGCAAGCTGCGACGGGCAAAATTGAAAAATTAGATACTTGGGGAATGTTAATTGGTTTAGATATCGATTCAGAATATGAAGACGCTCGCGTCCAATTAGCTCCAGGAGATACTATGATTTATTACACTGATGGTTTTACCGATGCCGTCAATGCCAACGGCGATCGCTTTGAAGAAGAAAATCTTTATCGCGCTTTCCAATGGGCTTGTCAAAATTTTGATAGTAGTGAAGATATTCTCAAATATCTTTTCCATCGAGTTGAAGAATTTGTCGGTAGAAACAGTAATAATACTGATGACATGACCCTAATTGTTATGCGAGTCCAGCCTCAAAAATAA
- a CDS encoding argininosuccinate lyase has product MTKPTTWSDRFESALHPAIAVFNASIGFDIQLIEYDLTGSIAHAQMLAHTGIISNAEAQQLVSGLEQIRQEYRAGKFQPGVEQEDVHFAVERRLTKIVGDVGKKLHTARSRNDQVGTDIRLYLRAEIEQIRKQLQSFQAVLLQKAEHNLETLIPGYTHLQRAQPLSLAHHLMAYVQMAQRDWERLGDVLKRTNISPLGCGALAGTTFPIDRHYSASLLNFDGVYENSLDGVSDRDFAIEFLCAASLIMVHLSRLSEEIILWASEEFGFVTLKDNCSTGSSIMPQKKNPDVPELIRGKTGRVFGHLQGLLVIMKGLPLAYNKDLQEDKEAIFDGVTTVKACLEAMTILLAEGLEFRTPRLAAAVAEDFSNATDVADYLAAKGVPFREAYNLVGKAVKTSLAVGKLLKDLTLAEWQQLHPAFEADIYDAIAPKQVVAARNSYGGTGFQQVSQAIARAKSRLQNNF; this is encoded by the coding sequence GTGACTAAACCCACTACCTGGAGCGATCGCTTTGAATCTGCTTTACATCCTGCGATCGCTGTTTTTAATGCTAGTATCGGTTTTGATATTCAACTTATTGAATATGATTTAACTGGTTCGATTGCCCATGCTCAAATGCTTGCCCACACAGGAATTATCTCTAATGCAGAAGCACAGCAGCTAGTTTCAGGGTTAGAGCAAATTCGTCAAGAATATCGCGCTGGTAAGTTTCAGCCAGGTGTCGAACAAGAAGATGTTCATTTTGCTGTAGAAAGACGATTAACGAAGATTGTCGGAGATGTGGGCAAAAAATTACATACAGCCCGCTCTCGTAACGATCAGGTAGGAACTGATATTCGTCTTTATCTAAGGGCGGAAATTGAACAAATCAGAAAGCAATTACAGTCATTTCAGGCTGTTTTACTGCAAAAAGCCGAACATAACTTAGAAACATTGATTCCAGGTTATACTCATCTTCAGAGAGCGCAACCGCTTAGTTTAGCTCATCATTTGATGGCTTATGTACAAATGGCACAACGAGATTGGGAAAGACTAGGAGATGTTCTCAAACGAACTAATATTTCTCCTCTCGGTTGTGGTGCTTTAGCAGGAACAACCTTTCCGATTGATCGACATTACAGTGCATCTTTGTTAAATTTTGATGGAGTTTATGAAAATAGTTTAGATGGAGTAAGCGATCGCGATTTTGCCATTGAATTTCTCTGCGCTGCTAGTTTAATCATGGTGCATTTAAGTCGTTTGAGCGAAGAAATTATTCTTTGGGCATCCGAAGAGTTTGGTTTTGTTACCCTCAAAGATAATTGTTCAACGGGTTCGAGTATTATGCCCCAGAAAAAAAATCCTGATGTGCCTGAATTGATCAGGGGTAAAACAGGCAGAGTTTTTGGTCATCTGCAAGGTTTATTGGTAATAATGAAGGGGTTACCTTTAGCTTATAACAAAGATTTACAAGAGGATAAAGAAGCCATTTTTGATGGCGTTACTACTGTCAAAGCTTGTTTAGAAGCAATGACGATTTTATTAGCTGAAGGATTAGAATTTCGCACGCCAAGACTAGCAGCAGCAGTAGCTGAAGACTTTTCTAACGCTACCGATGTCGCTGATTATCTTGCAGCTAAAGGTGTTCCTTTTCGAGAAGCTTATAATTTAGTCGGAAAAGCAGTTAAAACTAGCCTCGCGGTGGGTAAACTACTTAAAGATTTAACCCTAGCAGAATGGCAACAACTGCATCCTGCTTTTGAAGCGGATATTTATGATGCGATCGCTCCTAAACAAGTGGTTGCAGCCCGTAATAGTTATGGTGGGACTGGTTTTCAACAAGTTAGTCAAGCTATTGCTAGAGCGAAATCCCGACTTCAAAATAATTTTTAA